In Vicia villosa cultivar HV-30 ecotype Madison, WI linkage group LG7, Vvil1.0, whole genome shotgun sequence, the DNA window CCACCCTGCTCATCaagtatataataatatatcaatCATGATCAATGATTTTTTATATGGTATAATATAAGATAGAAAATATGTTGTTGTTTCTACGTACCTTCTATAAAGGACAGGAACAATGCCTTCACTGCCTTGTCGTGCAATGCTAGAGAAAGAAGGCATGGACATATCAAAGTGATGGTTAGGAGGATCACACCATCCACCGTGATTATTTGGAGGACAAAAATTAGTCACAGTTATTGTAACACTTCGACTTCTAAGACACCATTTAGGGTCTATTTTATAGTCACATATAACTTGGTAGCAAGCACCACAAACCTCACCCTCTCTGAAAAGCATACTGCTTACTGCTGCAGTGTTCACTCCAAATCCAGCATGAAACGTATCATCATAACCACAAGCTCCTCCTGAAATCacaagattttattttattttatatttaagagAAATGAAACGTATCATCATAACCACAAGCTCCTCCTGAAATCacaagattttattttattttatatttaagagAAACGAAACGTATCATCATAACCACAAGCTCCTCCTGAAATCAcaagattttattttatatttaagagAAATAAGTAAGCATTAACAATGAAATCATTTCAATGAAATACAAACATGATACGTGTATCGAATACGATACAATCTAATACGTCGATATGTCAGTCATAGAAAAATTTTAAGATTAGAATATAAAGGCATATATGTTACCAAGACTGGTTGGACTTTTATTGGCCCCATAGAAGGTTGCATGAGCGTTAAGCCAACCGTTAGCTTGGACAACCTGAATTTTAAGTACTACACATAAAACCAATAAAAGATACCAAATAAAGTTAGATGAATAAATCACAAGAGGTCCCATTTTTCTCAAGGAACAAATaagatttattttgttttcttaaacAAACAAGTACTACGTATGACCACTAAGGAAAGTGCATGGTTTTTATAGATTGAATACGCGGTTGTCGgtgatttaaataataaaattgaatcTGTTAATTAACTACTTTGATGGGTGggattttgaattttcttaaaacGCGTTTATCAATACCTTCTGTCGAGTACGGAAGAAAGGTACGGTGGATGATACAACTTTCAGACAAGAAGATAAATAAGCACATGTATCCAATATGTTGTATGTCAAGAAATCAAAAATACAACTAAAGTATTACTAATGTGTTCGCACAAGCTATATTTATGAATTATAAATATATGACATATGCGTtacaatgaagttgtccctcaaTTTTTTGAACTATGAGATGATCACGTTCTAGTTGTATTCTTGTTCATGATCGATTAATATGAGGTCTGTCGAATGACAAATTTAAAGGGATTCATCGAGATTTGTCTCTAGGGAAATGTTTCGTCAAGGAAAATTTTATGCTACTAAATATAAGGGAAAAATTGATAATTCAAGTACGATAGTCGATTACCACGAGAATGTAATCGGTTACAGTTGGATAAAATTCACATCTaagttgaaaaaacaaaaaagttaatTGTGGATGTAACTGGTTTACCATAATCGATTTGTATTAGTTACCactgatttgattttaattttgcaGCAGATATAACTAGTTACAGGTTTAGTGTGACCGTTCGCAGGTCCGAAAATTCTGTTTTTCTGTCAATTGTCTTATGTAAATTGTGTCTCAATCCACTTGTAATAGATGTATAAATGCCTTTAAGGCATCCTTAGAAATGTTAATAAAAATTCATATGCTCACCTTCAACTATCTCTCTCTAATTCTCTCTATCTCGATCTTTCTCACTCTCCACATTTGATCCCTCCATTTCCACCAACGAAGTGATTCCAAGTTTTAACATTCGGCATCAAGAGTCTGATTCGATCCACCAAACACTTAGTGTGCAACATGAATTTTGTCTCCAATGAAAGAATCCCTACAAACCTACTAATCCTTGATGCGAAGAATTGCGACAAATGAAAGTGTTGTTTAGCTACCAGgatgttcttgaagtgatcaagaaCGGGGTGAATCCTTTTGTCGAATGTGCAACAAATGCATAACAAGCAACACgtaaggaagagaagaagaaagatttcAAGGCGCTTTTTTATTCATCAATATGTGAATGGTGACAACTTTGAGaaaattgatgattgtgaatcGTCAAAGCAAGCGTGAGAAATCTTGGAAAAGACATATGCAGGGGATGACAAGGCGAAGATGAtaaggttacaaactcacaaacgtCAATTCGAATTAATTCAAATAGAGGAAAAATAGACAATCAACAATTATGTGACGAGAATTACTTTATTGGTGAACCAAATAAAGTCATGTGAAGAAACTGTTACGAAGCAGAATGCTATATTGAAAATTTACATTCTTGTATGACAAGATTTGATAACATTATGGTGGCGATTGAGAAATCAAAGGATCTTGCGACGATGAGCAAAGAGAAGCTTTAAAGCTCTCTTGAGGCTTACGAGCAGATGATGGAGGAGAGAAATAGTGACAAGGAAAATGCAGAGATCACTTTTcaagctgttgcaccccaaaatttgccctctttattcgagctataagttaataatgacatttatttcgtcattcaaaaattgaagaaaatcaataaagAGTTCTCGTGGTTTTAAGGAAGCGCGATGTGAAAAATGGTTAAAaatagtggaaatacgagaaaattcacaaatctTATTCTGAAGGTGATATGGACGGAGTTCTCGCGTAGccccgactgtttcgacgatatctacaactttcatgttcgaCTCGGAATCCAAATCTTTGAGGAAAGTTGTCAGATTTACTAATTACTTgagatttcacagtgaaaaatggtgctgaatgcAGGGTTTcgggcctcggaaaattcatatctcatgatccgctcgccggattcgctcgaaaatttaactggagttTCGTGTCATTATTaccgagatttcatatgttcggaccaaagaccaattatgcactaaaaattcccagcattttgagGAACGTCGTAGTCTTCCggaaaaaagtgtgttttcgagtatgtcgcgtcaagtttgaaaattcataacttcttcgatttttatcatatgaagtccattccggcggcattctcttggaaatttcgttagcttcgattcttcgtcacacatgcctgttcatattctgagccgaagatagggttttatcgggttctttgagcggtactcacaaaattctgcacagtcgcgccagatgaatcggcgtttctcgtcgttcaaacgggcgtattttcttcatcgtttATCGGATTGAGACAATTCTTGCGGCTacgagtcacgaatttggtcatcttcacaatggcattggtttcgttccggaattcagagccgaaccgagtttccttaaaaacgagccaaaataagacgcaccgagggcaatttggacatttcgcgttgacaatatataaacattttgctcttcacaaatgagGGAGAGGACTtcataacttcaatttcacccaaaagatcaaaaacactttctcccagttctctctcaattttcttggatcaaaaccacaaaaacttacaaaatcttcatcaatcttcatcaattcaagatcaaatctcaagaacaaatgaaggTCAAGGCAAGAATCAAGAGTCTCCTTCATTGTTGATCATCAAAATCGCATCTCTCTCCCTCTCCAAGGATCTCACGCGCCACTCTCTCCCTCTCATCTCTTGGATTTCgctcgtgttcgcgttcgtgttcatccgatctcaCTCTCGTCGcttgatccggtaaattcactacaaaccttgccagatcattgattttgttgcttaattcgacattgatcatgatTATTTTTGATTGCGGATTatggatctatgataattgatgatgataattacttgttgattgaatgattcgtattgatcttgattatttgattgaattcgaTATTTACCGgtgaattgttgttgatgatacatgcatgttgcttatgaCACAAGAAATCGTATGCTAAGTGTTTGATCATTTGAGTGCGTGAATAATTTATGCTTAATTTTGAATTCTAGCATGAGATAATGAGTTGTTGATTGAGGATACATGATGATTGTGCTTAATTGAATAAATTTAAGTTTCGGTGAGGAGTTAATCTTGATGTTATGTTCATAATGCCTATGCTCCAATTCTTGCATGATAAatgtttgttgaaatgcttaattgAGGTTTTTTGAGTGGGAATTCACGGAGCCTTGTTGTATTGAGCCTTATTTGTTGttacttgttgataatgatcaagtCTGGAATTGATTGAAGTCTCCCTTTGTCACTTGcaccatacttgttcatgttttgtTGGCATGTTGTGTGTCGACTCGTTGCTATTGTTTAAATTTGCCAAAGCATGAAATGTTTGTTCACAAGGTGTTTAAATTATGCACTCATTGATATGTGAAGTCATGGATTAATCGTGAATGCTTGATCTTGCTTTCGATGCTCATAATTGCTAATTCATGCTCATGTTGCGATACCGACGCGTCGGTTGTTTGTGTATCATTCGATGTTAATGTTCATGCATGAATTGAATCATACATGTTGAACAATGTAAATGTTCTTGGCTTTTTAAAATTGCATGTCGTATTGTTGTTCGTTTGATGGCCGTTGGTGGTGGATTGCATTGTGTTTGTTTTCTCGAAATGCTGTTTTTTGCTGTTTTTgcctatgtaggtcgacctagactGAAGCTAGGTTGACCTAAATCCTTCTTGTGCGCCTCTGGTCCGTTTAGGTCGACCCaggatgagtttaggtcgacctggagctgTTTTCTTTGATTctggaccatttaggtcgacccagggtgagtttaggtcgacctaaaaccttcatttttgattctggaccatttaggtcgacccaggatgagtttaggtcgacctggagctgTTTCTTTCGTTTctggaccatttaggtcgacctagagttgttttttttgcttcttttacttcctaacttcaatctttcatatctttttactcgtaactctgatttgcacgttctttatatcgttggaaagcttgtgaaacgtgctatcttgtgagatgattggtattgattgattatggtttattcatattttttccccttgacattttgttgttcatttcatgtttgcattagttattcattttctcttagattagaatgcaataacgcaattcctaTTGTgatgttttgttatctctaacttgtgtgctagtgtgcaaggcttttggatagtcactgATCGACGCTTATTacgtgagtgttccgctttatttgcgggacacgatttcattcactcgcatcgtgttctcatcttggagacacgttcctgttactttatatctgcttgtttggtttgcttgttcctctttcaggtgtattgtgattatgctcgacgcgcatgtcgacctttgtgtgctttcatggctaatcggtgtgctgactatttgcttttgctttacTAGCTCGCTCGCAGGATTCTTTAGTTTCTTTGCTCTCTTCGctatagtttacggatcatcatccgtatGGTATTGAttccatttcattttatttttctcgcactttatcgctttctcgcatcatcctttaacatgagaagtaggacctagacatgcatctggccaagtcctcgaaagaggctctgtttttgttggtgtgtttatatttgtgcttttcagcagggagtcacggtgtaataagtcctagatggcactccgttaagtcctcatggaaggcatgcggaaagggttagcaatcaacccccgcctagtctcatcgagtctgttcagtatgcgcacactacgcgtggctcgcttctgaacctgcacaagatcatgttatcgagtatgtcaggaaaagggttcatgcagccggacccccgtatttcctatagctcgcgtcgctcgacgttgatgctcggtgtacgcacgcaccgttttcctttcagatccgtgacggcttggttgctgagagggaaacgctcctcttgtctatggcctgatcattttcgcgaggtctaatgcttggttgactcgggtgattctctccccttggctatggcgggaccgcctttctaccactcggccagtgccgttggtttgtttgctttacgagcggagctcgtttgtgtgatattcttgtgtgttGTTTCCGCCTTTCCCCATAGGTTGCTagttagtttagacttgtaccctttgtatgataacattaggtagcaagctttccttCTTAACTTAgattttcctcatgcattctttaaaacataaaccacactctttgattttcttttcttaagagcttgttatttccgctccaatcccaagcataagtctccaaaggtcgagccgcggagtgtgaatgtaactcgttcacctaaaaaacacaaaacaaatagaaactagttagccgagctacggtacctttgattcctcaaaaaggatacgtaggcagcggggtagggcccgtgcgagtataactctttcttttccctacatatTGCATGcatttagtccagattagcgcagtttgcttacacacccatagttttagacacaagcgtggataccatcgagtacgatgggcgcgtggggtgctaataccttcccctcgcgtaaccgactcccttaccctttttcgctggtcgtgagaccgttgttttgtgttgtggtttgctggcattcccttccttttcaggatataTATGTTAGTGGCAACTCTGTTAATTTTCACGGTAGCGACACAAGCTCAGTTCAATGAGAAGAACAAGAAGTCGGAAGGAAAATGGCACATGAAGAGTAAAGGAAACTTACATAATTTTGGTGGAAAAGAGTCCCAAAATTCGAAGACTTCGACATGTCAAAATGGTGAGAGCAGCTGCAACATAAATGGTGGTCAAGGAAACTTTATAAGTGAAAGAGGAAAGTTTGAAAAGAACAATGGGCTATGCTTTAATTGTCAAAAGTTTGTTCATTATGCAAAAGAATGAAACAAAAATAAGAAGGAACCTCAAGTGGATGAAGCCAAAGTTGCAATAAAAGATTTTGATGAAGAGAACACACTATTGGTCATGATCACAGAAGGGGAATGCAACAACGACAGGTTGTGGAACAATAGCAACAGTAGTTTTGGGAATGCTGCAGAAACATGTTGTAACCGATTACGTAAAACCTATAACTAGTTATAGGAAGAAGAAAATATTATGATGACTATAAGATAAGGAGTCCAATGCAGCGAGGAATGTTTTTGGATTTCGTTTGTTCTACGCATATGATAGACGGGATCAGTGATGTTTTGATAATGAGAAGTGGTGGTGGGAATTCCTTGATAAACAATGTACTGTACATTCCAGGAATCAATTGTAACCTTCTAAGTATTGGCCATTTGCTTGAGAAGGGTGGTTACAAGATTCACATGGAGAACAAGGCGATATGCGTTATGGACGCAAATGGGATTTTGTTCCTAAAATCTCGTATGTCTGCCAATAGAACTTTCAAGGTTGAGCTGAAGGTTATGGAGCATAAGTGTCTTGCTACATTGGCTAGTCGAGAAGAGTGGATATGGCACTACCGTCTTGGGTATCTCAATTATTTAGATCTCAATGcattgcaaaagaatgaatggtaacGGGGTTGCCATTCATCACCATACCGGCTGAAATTTGTGAAGAGTGTGCAAGCAGGGCAACACAAAGGTAAATTTAGCAAGGATGCAAGTTGTAGAACCAAGCATCACCTTGAAGTGATGTATTTCGATGTGTGTGGAACGATGCAAGTTGACTCAATTGGTGGCAATAGATATTTTGTCACATTCATTAACGGTTATATTAGAAAGCTATGGGTATAATTTATCAATAGAAAGGATGAGGTATTTGAAGTGTTTAAgaagttcaagtccatggttgagTGACAAAGAGGTTGCAAGCTCAAAGTTCTCAAAATGGATGATGGAGGCGAAAACGTCTCAAATAACTTTGAGAGGTTTTTTTATCAGGAAGAGATATTATAGGAGATTGAAGCATCCTATACATCGTAGAAAAATGGTGTTGCCGAAAAAATGAATTGATCAATTATGAACATGGTGAGAAGCATGTTGAAAGGGAAGAACTTACCGAAAGATTTATAGGAATAAGTTATATTCAAAGCTACCTATTTTTTTAATAGGTGTCCAACGAAGAAGATTGAGAAATAACACCGAAAGAGGCATTGTCCAAATTCAAACTGAATCTAAACCATTTGAGAGTTTTCGACTACGAAGTGTATCGACGTGTTCTAGGGCAGCTTAGAATGAAGTTGGTCTATAAAGGATAATTGATGATACATGTTGGGTATCACTCTATCGCAAATTACAAGTTGTCTGATGGAACAAACAGAATAAAGGAGTTACAGCAGCCTGTAACTAGTTAATTAAAAGTTGTAACTAGTATTTCTCCTGTTGAACTTACTAAAATGTGATACTTATTAAGTCTAATATGTAGAAAATTTTGTCTATTTTCTTATGATATAAGGTTTactcttaaataaattttataaagtgAGTCATGCCAAATTACTAACAACATGTCAAATAGTTCTGCTACATAGTTTTCAAAGTATTAACTGAACTTGCAATTCAGTTTTCTTGCCTTTTCCATAAAGGAATTAAACCGGATCAAAGTCTATCTTATGCTAAATCTTGTATACTTTTTAATGGTATCAGTTTCATTCTTAAAAGATCTAGATAACTAaagttgtaacactccatattttcataatttaatttcaaattaatttaattgaattatggagaattatttggaattagttggaattattgagaaattaagcaattgggtttgagttgtgattagtaaagagggagggtgcattggtaggccctattactaatcaaaatagttttattttatttttcacaaaatagagggattgtgagaaaagaagaatagaaccaaggagaagagaaaaagcttgaacgtgaaaagagaagagaagcagagaagtgcgacagaggaagagggaagaatcaaccttcaggtaagagggactcttccatttatcttctattatggggttataggtagtagGATAAAATTGAACATGTTGTTCATGCCAATCGAGTTATGGTTAGGTTGttgaatgttaggttttgggagaattgattaataatgttgtattgatcatgtatggtgtgaaTTGGATGATTAAAATGTGTTATAAATGTGTTAATTGTGTTTGTGGTTGCTGTTTTGGTGTTATAATACATTTGGGTGCGAATTGGTATGGATTCGGGTCGATACGGTGCTGAAAAAATGGTATTTTTCTGATACAGcagcgtaggaaccggttcccaggggggaggaaccgagttccagtagTAGAAACCAGAAGCGAAGgaattctggacagcatgaaccggttcccatgtaggtacaacccggttcctagtagtaaaaactagagaggagtttctgaaggatttcaggaaccggttcccatgtagggaggaaccgggttctgcgTGACTTTTTCTAAATTTTCTTAACTTTCAAAActcctaacttttaaaccgtaaatcagattctggtgccgttttgagcatagtaaagctaatcaaatgatttacataataaaatagtgttttggaTCGTGAttcgaaattattttaaaaacactcgattttatttaattgtggcgGTATATGCGTACAGGTACATTAATGAATGTTTACCGTTATGAGgtcgtggttgtaattggtgtttgttatacatatattgtgatgtaaaatatgtattctatttggttgagaatagcataactgtgtgtggctattgatttctgtattggttgatgattatgtcATTGgttggtttatgtggatgatgagcatgttatggttgatacatgcatttcataatcattacgtggctgatccttgacgatggtggatcagtggtagctaattcccattgtgaggaattagtgagtgggtgtcgccgtatccttgacgatggtggatcggtgagatgggttatcccagattttggtaccacatgcatgtagttgcattgcattaggttacttgtgttattataacatgaatggaagattgtccaatgttataatacgtgTGATTGTGTATTGGTTGTGACTAATTGTGTAGTTtggaatctgatcgtaactgtaattgggtgaatgatatgtgattgatattttattatctatatcttataacattagttaaatgtgaatgagactcacccttactgttgttatttttcagattgaggagcaGCTTTTGTacatggtgaggattagctcgtcaagtaattcgttaAAGTCGGTTGGGTCCGTGTcctgctctggtcgtgtaacactgggaacgttgtttagagttacttgttaaactatttttaattgggTGGATTGCTTAtgttggtgttttaagtctatgactggTTGTTttattattcagatgttaaatataattccgctgtgttaacatgatgatctgaataagtttggtttgacgttctcttttatggcatgacatgagtattgtttaattatatggaagttgtaatgccttttttcatgttactctgattattgttaaaaaatttatgcggggtattagaggggtgttacaatagtggtatcagagcatagtcggtcatttgagtcagagtcttagtgtcggttaatccctcgtatgcgattagtgtaaggttgacactattgatacttcttgttctaataaatattgttttatatttagcagaacaatggccggaagaggaggaagaaacgacgacgcgattgctgaggctctgggtatgattgctggtgtgctgggagggaatgccaatggggctggaattggtgctgacaggcagctgaaaagttttcagaggaacaaccctccgttgttcaaaggcactcacgatcccgaaggcgctcagaggtggctgaaggaaattgaaaggatcttccgggtgattgattgagatgaaaatctgaaggtgagatatggtactcacatgctgtctgaagaagctgatgattggtggatggctagtaggaaTGAACTGGAAGCTGCTGGTGTTGCAATTACtcgggctgtgttcaagagagaattcttgcggaggtactttcctgaggatgttagaggcaagaaagaggttgaatttttggagctgacacaaggtaacatgactgtgccggagtatgcgtccaagtttgttgaactggcaaagtattatgtccactacaacaatgatgaggctagcgagttctcgaagtgtgttaagtttgagaatggtctccgtgatgagattaaacagggtatcagatatcagaggattcgcaggtttgttaatttggttgactgcagccgaatctttgaagaggacaatataaagctgaagtcgtcacactctcgcgagttagtcgacaagaaagggaagaagcatatggatcgtggcaagccatatggtaaaggtaaccagaaagctggaggctggaagaagcctagtgggggagactctagtgcccctattaagtgctttaagtgtggagaacctggacatcgcattcacgagtgcaaaagtgaagaaaagaagtgctatataTGTGGAAAGGCATGTCACATTGCTATTGATTGCAAAggaaacactgtaacttgtttcaactgcggagaagagggccatattagtcctaagtgtcctaagcctaggaagaatcaagctggtggtaaggtgttcgccttatctggttccgaGACTACTCAAGAGGATCggttaattaaaggtacgtgttttattcatggcactcctttaattgcgattatagaTACTGGCGCgacacattcttttatttctatggattgtgctaaaaggttgaatttagaaatatctgatataaatggaagtatggttattgacactcctgcgtcgggttcagtgactacttcgtttgcttgtttgaactgtccaattgatatttttggtagagagttcggaatggatttagcatgccttccgttggaacaactcgatgttattctgggaatgaactggttgcaattcaatcgggttcatatcaattgtttctcgaagacggttatttttccagaagatgtgagtGTAGAAGGTTTGGCGATGACTGCTAGGCAAATAGATGAAGCAGTTAAGGACGGGGCTgctgtgtttatgttgattgcatctatGGCAGTGAAGGAGAAAGTAGTGAGTGGTGAATTACCGGTAGTGTGCGACTTTcccgaagtctttccagaagatgttagagagttgccacctgagagagaagtggaatttgctattgagttaattccgggaactagtcctgtgtcgatggcaccttatcgtatgtcggcatcggaattggctgaattgaagagtcaattggaagagttacttgagaaggaatttattcgtcctagtgtttcaccgtggggtgcaccggtgttactagtaaagaagaaagaaggctcaatgaggctgtgtgtggattacggaaagctgaataaagttactataaaaaatcggtatccgttgccgaggattgatgatctaatggatcaactggttggggcGTGCGTGTTCAGTAAGAtcgacttgaggtcgggatatcatcagattcgggtgaagacagacgatattcagaagactgcatttagaacaaggtacggtcattacgaatatactgtgatgccatttggagttactaatgcacctggtgtttttatggaatatatgaataggatctttcatccctATCTCAACCAGTTCGTAGTGGTGTTCATAGATgatgttttaatatattttaagaatgaagaagagcatgcaaatcatcttagagtggtattgaaattgctgaaagagaagaagctatatgctaaactgtcgaagtgtgaattctagTTAAGTGAAGTAAGtttccttggacatgtgatttccaagaatggtatcGCCGTGGATCCAACAAAGGTAgaagctgtatctcagtgggaagctccgaagtcagtttccgaaatccgtagtttccttagTCTTGcgggttattataggaagttcattgaaggattttcaaagttagcgttgccattaactaagttgactaggaagggtcaagcgttcatctgggattcgaaatgtgaagaaggattccaagagttaaagaggaggttgactagtgcgccgatcttgattttgccgaattcgtcggaatcttttgttgtgtattgtgatgcttcattgatgggattaagaggtgtgctaatgcagaatcaacaggtagtcgcttatgcgtcaagacaactcaaagtgcatgagaagaattatccaactcacgacttagagttggcaACAGTTGTATTTATGTTGAAACTAtggaggcattatctgtatggttcaaagtttgaagtatttagttatcacaagagtctgaagtatctctttgatcaaaaagagctaaatatgagacaaaggagatggttagaatttctcaaggattatgattttggactgaattaccatccgggtaaagcaaacgttgttgccgatgctttgagtaggaatt includes these proteins:
- the LOC131618690 gene encoding expansin-A12; its protein translation is MGPLVIYSSNFIWYLLLVLCVVLKIQVVQANGWLNAHATFYGANKSPTSLGGACGYDDTFHAGFGVNTAAVSSMLFREGEVCGACYQVICDYKIDPKWCLRSRSVTITVTNFCPPNNHGGWCDPPNHHFDMSMPSFSSIARQGSEGIVPVLYRRVACKRRGGVRFTLKGQSNFNMVMITNVGGSGDVKGVLIRGGRSGGWLAMHRNWGANWQSSGDLRNQRLSFKISLVDGKTLVFLNVVPSNWRFGQTFSSHTQFF